The following proteins are co-located in the Streptomyces sp. DT2A-34 genome:
- a CDS encoding PLP-dependent cysteine synthase family protein, giving the protein MRYDSPLAAVGNTPLVRLPRLSPSADVRIWAKLEDRNPTGSVKDRPALHMIEQAEKDGRLTPGCTILEPTSGNTGISLAMAAKLKGYRMVCVMPENTSQERRDLLGMWGAEIISSPAAGGSNTAVRVAKELAAEHPDWVMLYQYGNPDNAGAHYATTGPEILADLPSVTHFVAGLGTTGTLMGVGRYLREHKPDVKIVAAEPRYDDLVYGLRNLDEGFVPELYDASVLTTRFSVGSADAVTRTRELLQQEGIFAGISTGAALHAAIGVGNKALKAGESADIVFVVADGGWKYLSTGVYTAATTEEAIETLQGQLWA; this is encoded by the coding sequence TCTGGGCCAAGCTGGAGGACCGCAACCCCACCGGCTCGGTCAAGGACCGCCCGGCCCTGCACATGATCGAGCAGGCGGAGAAGGACGGCCGCCTCACCCCCGGCTGCACCATCCTGGAGCCGACCAGCGGCAACACCGGGATCTCGCTGGCGATGGCGGCGAAGCTCAAGGGCTACCGCATGGTCTGCGTGATGCCCGAGAACACCTCGCAGGAGCGCCGCGATCTGCTCGGCATGTGGGGCGCGGAGATCATCTCCAGCCCCGCCGCGGGCGGCTCCAACACCGCCGTACGGGTCGCCAAGGAGCTGGCGGCCGAGCACCCGGACTGGGTGATGCTCTACCAGTACGGCAACCCGGACAACGCGGGCGCGCACTACGCCACGACCGGCCCGGAGATCCTCGCCGACCTCCCCTCGGTCACCCACTTCGTGGCCGGCCTCGGCACCACGGGCACGCTGATGGGCGTCGGCCGCTACCTGCGCGAGCACAAGCCGGACGTCAAGATCGTCGCGGCGGAACCGCGCTACGACGATCTCGTCTACGGCCTGCGCAACCTCGACGAGGGCTTCGTACCCGAGCTGTACGACGCCTCCGTCCTGACCACCCGCTTCTCGGTCGGCTCGGCCGACGCGGTCACCCGTACCCGCGAACTCCTCCAGCAGGAGGGCATTTTCGCGGGCATCTCCACCGGCGCCGCGCTGCACGCCGCGATCGGTGTCGGGAACAAGGCGCTGAAGGCGGGCGAGAGCGCGGACATCGTGTTCGTCGTGGCCGACGGCGGCTGGAAGTACCTCTCGACCGGCGTCTACACGGCGGCCACGACAGAGGAAGCGATCGAGACCTTGCAGGGTCAGCTCTGGGCATGA
- a CDS encoding type II toxin-antitoxin system PemK/MazF family toxin, whose translation MDTSWWLALAAVILLALVAALVDGWGRGRRPERRRTRPPGRSDRRTPARPKGRGAARPAPAEIWWANVPYEDGPESRGAARWGSPHAFGSGGASGRAVTGDGRAKDRPCLVLAVRGQRVTVAKITSKYHGERGGVIPLPPGSVGDTRGRASYLETGELRDVPVRDFRRRVGVMDPVVWDQVRHLAT comes from the coding sequence ATGGACACGTCATGGTGGCTGGCGCTCGCGGCGGTGATACTGCTCGCGCTCGTCGCCGCGCTCGTGGACGGGTGGGGGCGCGGGCGGCGTCCCGAGAGGCGGCGGACGCGTCCGCCGGGGCGGTCGGACCGGCGTACTCCGGCTCGTCCGAAGGGGCGTGGTGCCGCTCGTCCGGCGCCCGCGGAGATCTGGTGGGCGAACGTGCCCTACGAGGACGGGCCAGAATCAAGAGGGGCCGCGCGATGGGGGTCCCCCCACGCTTTCGGCAGTGGGGGAGCGTCGGGTAGGGCGGTGACGGGAGACGGGCGGGCGAAGGACCGGCCGTGTCTGGTGCTCGCGGTGCGCGGGCAGCGGGTCACCGTCGCGAAGATCACCAGCAAGTATCACGGCGAGCGGGGCGGAGTGATCCCCCTGCCGCCGGGCTCCGTCGGGGACACCCGCGGGCGGGCGAGCTATCTGGAGACGGGCGAGCTGCGGGACGTACCGGTGCGGGACTTCCGGCGGCGGGTGGGGGTGATGGACCCGGTCGTGTGGGACCAGGTCCGTCACCTCGCGACGTAG